The following are from one region of the Achromobacter xylosoxidans genome:
- a CDS encoding TenA family transcriptional regulator: MPFFDSLVDATRGSREALVQAPIIQDCLRGEVALPSYIRFLAEAYHHVRHTVPLMHACRTRMPGRLAWMDAALEEYIEEETGHDEWILNDLRAAGADAEAIKRAGPGPDTEIMVAYAYDTIMRNNPVGFFGMVHVLEGTSVALALNAADRIQQALGLPGTAFSYLRSHGTLDQEHTAHFAELMNRLEHPDDQAAVIHAAHMFYRLYGAIFRGLPRAAAGSVPA; the protein is encoded by the coding sequence ATGCCATTTTTCGATTCTCTCGTGGACGCAACGCGGGGCAGCCGGGAAGCGCTGGTCCAGGCGCCCATCATCCAGGACTGTCTGCGCGGCGAGGTCGCGCTGCCTTCATACATCCGCTTCCTGGCCGAGGCCTATCACCATGTGCGGCACACGGTGCCCTTGATGCACGCGTGCCGCACCCGCATGCCAGGCCGCCTGGCATGGATGGACGCGGCGCTGGAGGAATACATCGAGGAGGAAACCGGCCATGACGAATGGATACTGAACGACCTGCGCGCGGCGGGCGCGGACGCCGAGGCGATCAAGCGCGCGGGCCCCGGCCCGGATACGGAAATCATGGTGGCCTACGCCTACGACACCATCATGCGGAACAACCCGGTGGGCTTCTTCGGCATGGTCCACGTATTGGAGGGAACGAGCGTCGCGCTGGCTCTGAACGCTGCGGACCGGATCCAGCAGGCGTTGGGCCTGCCCGGAACGGCCTTCAGCTATCTGCGCTCGCATGGCACGCTCGATCAGGAGCACACCGCACATTTCGCCGAATTGATGAATCGGCTGGAGCATCCCGACGATCAGGCGGCCGTCATCCATGCGGCGCATATGTTCTACCGCCTGTACGGTGCGATCTTCCGCGGATTGCCGCGAGCCGCGGCCGGGAGCGTGCCGGCATGA
- a CDS encoding SDR family oxidoreductase produces the protein MKINQASVVLTGAAGGLGSAIARMLRAEGARVLLVGRRAGPTLELAKSLSLDAHDRSAVDALVVDITTQEGRAAIADAAAARRANVLINNAAVAGFGAAGAMNPEQTQQIFDTNAIAPMLLTASLLPVLLGQPRAQVLNIGSVLGSLGVPGFAAYGASKAALRVYTESLRRELADSPVRVQYYAPRAIDTPFNAADVIAFNQATGSPTDSPEAVARAVLRMLEAETAQRYAGLFEALAVRLNALFPRLLDGAFTKHRRALRPPPPQSGVSS, from the coding sequence ATGAAGATCAATCAGGCCTCGGTCGTGCTTACGGGAGCTGCCGGCGGGTTGGGCAGCGCCATCGCACGCATGTTGCGCGCCGAAGGAGCGCGCGTGTTGCTGGTCGGAAGGCGCGCCGGTCCCACGCTGGAACTGGCCAAGTCATTGAGCCTGGACGCGCATGACCGCAGCGCGGTAGACGCCCTCGTGGTGGATATCACCACGCAGGAAGGACGGGCGGCGATTGCGGACGCCGCCGCGGCGCGTCGCGCCAACGTGCTCATCAACAACGCGGCGGTCGCGGGGTTTGGCGCGGCGGGCGCGATGAACCCTGAGCAGACCCAGCAGATCTTCGATACAAACGCCATCGCGCCCATGCTGTTGACCGCCAGTCTGCTGCCCGTGCTGCTTGGCCAGCCACGCGCTCAGGTCTTGAACATAGGCTCCGTGCTGGGCAGCCTGGGCGTTCCCGGCTTTGCGGCGTACGGCGCGTCCAAGGCAGCCCTGCGTGTCTATACGGAATCCCTGAGACGCGAACTCGCGGACTCTCCCGTGCGTGTCCAGTACTACGCCCCGCGCGCCATCGATACACCCTTCAATGCGGCTGACGTCATCGCCTTCAACCAGGCGACCGGATCGCCGACGGACAGCCCGGAGGCGGTCGCCCGTGCCGTGCTGCGCATGCTGGAAGCGGAGACGGCCCAGCGCTACGCCGGCCTGTTCGAAGCCCTGGCGGTCCGGCTCAACGCACTCTTTCCGCGCCTGCTCGATGGCGCATTCACCAAGCATCGGCGCGCCTTGAGGCCGCCGCCGCCGCAATCAGGAGTCTCATCATGA
- a CDS encoding Ohr family peroxiredoxin — translation MKAPSAPSVSLLEPYVGTEDLPLYTTTVSVTGGVSGHGRSSGRAISNDGELELELRLPKELGGNGGGTNPEQLFAAGFAACFHGAMKLVAMKNGVPLPADFAIHCTTTFAREAFDGLFCIKARLEISLPGLPKDLALALVHETESICPYSKMADQGIASSVHLT, via the coding sequence ATGAAAGCCCCGTCCGCGCCCTCTGTTTCGCTCCTGGAACCCTATGTCGGCACAGAGGACCTGCCCCTGTACACGACCACCGTGTCCGTGACTGGCGGCGTCTCCGGACACGGCAGATCGTCGGGCCGCGCGATCTCCAACGACGGCGAACTGGAACTCGAACTCAGGTTGCCCAAGGAGCTTGGCGGCAACGGCGGCGGCACCAATCCCGAGCAATTATTCGCGGCCGGCTTTGCCGCTTGCTTTCATGGCGCCATGAAGCTGGTCGCCATGAAGAACGGTGTCCCGCTGCCGGCGGATTTCGCCATTCACTGCACCACTACTTTCGCGCGCGAAGCGTTTGACGGCCTGTTCTGCATCAAGGCCAGGCTGGAGATTTCCTTGCCCGGACTGCCGAAGGACCTCGCCTTGGCGCTGGTCCACGAGACGGAATCGATCTGCCCGTATTCGAAGATGGCGGACCAGGGGATCGCGTCGTCGGTGCATCTGACTTGA
- a CDS encoding Crp/Fnr family transcriptional regulator: MGERLADAGDEPLSARRRRTQGAVDKMLDVVPWYKGLPELERDLIRAELRVVTLAAGQFLFRAGSRSPGWYGVVQGLVKWSSPGADGKSLSLAGFSTGSWFGEATMIRRERFEYEVVALRPSQIVILPRETCERLWNNNIEFTKALMMHLAQRVDWLMSSFTSNVLLDVDTTVARAVAAQFNAERHSGTNGRLKVSQEEIAGLCGISRQRCNAALARLARAGVLETYYGGLAILDVDELHRLANIKKSA; encoded by the coding sequence ATGGGCGAACGGCTTGCCGACGCCGGCGACGAACCCCTGAGCGCGCGGCGGCGGCGCACGCAAGGGGCGGTGGACAAGATGCTCGACGTCGTCCCTTGGTACAAGGGCTTGCCGGAACTCGAGCGCGACCTGATCCGCGCGGAATTGCGCGTCGTGACGCTGGCCGCGGGCCAGTTCCTGTTCCGCGCGGGCAGCCGCTCGCCGGGATGGTACGGCGTGGTGCAGGGGCTGGTGAAATGGTCCTCGCCGGGCGCGGACGGCAAGTCCCTGTCTCTGGCCGGCTTCAGCACCGGCAGCTGGTTCGGCGAAGCCACCATGATCCGCCGCGAGCGGTTCGAGTACGAGGTGGTCGCGCTGCGGCCCAGCCAGATCGTGATTCTGCCGCGCGAGACCTGTGAACGTCTCTGGAACAACAACATCGAGTTCACCAAGGCGCTGATGATGCATCTCGCGCAACGCGTGGACTGGCTGATGAGCAGCTTCACGTCCAACGTGCTGCTCGACGTCGACACCACGGTGGCGCGCGCCGTCGCCGCGCAGTTCAATGCGGAGAGGCATTCCGGCACCAACGGACGCCTGAAGGTTTCCCAGGAAGAAATCGCCGGCCTGTGCGGCATTTCGCGGCAACGCTGCAATGCAGCGCTTGCGAGGCTAGCTCGCGCGGGCGTGCTGGAAACCTACTATGGCGGGCTGGCTATCCTTGACGTGGACGAGTTGCACCGGCTTGCCAATATCAAGAAGAGCGCCTAG
- a CDS encoding ABC transporter substrate-binding protein, with the protein MLPMQGMMSRSALACGLAVTLLHAPAAQAQISDDVIRIGFITDMSGVYSGPDGPGGAEAIKMAIQEMGGEINGKKIELLTADHQNKADIASAKAREWFDQMGLDMLIGGTNSSTALAMSKVAADKKRPIIVVGAGAPALTNEQCTPYTLNYAYDTVAQARGTGAAVVKAGGKSWYFLTADYAFGHALQADTTKVVQAGGGTVVGSVKHPLSASDFSSFLLQAQSSKAEILALANAGADATNSIKAANEFGITKTMRLAGLIMFINDIHAMGLPASQGMYLTDSWYWNASDETRAWARAFFEKRKAMPSSLQAADYSAALQYLRAVKATGTDDADRVLAYLRENKLNDVYIKNGVVRPDGRVVHDMYLLQVKTPEQSKEPWDYFNVVQTIDGNQAFTTKEESRCALWK; encoded by the coding sequence ATGTTGCCCATGCAAGGCATGATGTCCCGCAGCGCCCTGGCCTGCGGCCTGGCCGTGACGCTGCTGCACGCCCCTGCGGCCCAGGCGCAGATTTCAGACGATGTTATTCGAATCGGCTTCATCACCGACATGTCGGGCGTGTACTCGGGGCCGGACGGCCCGGGCGGCGCCGAGGCCATCAAGATGGCGATCCAGGAGATGGGCGGCGAGATCAACGGCAAGAAGATCGAACTGCTGACGGCCGACCATCAGAACAAGGCGGACATTGCCTCGGCCAAGGCACGGGAATGGTTCGACCAGATGGGCCTGGACATGCTGATCGGCGGCACCAATTCCAGCACGGCATTGGCCATGTCCAAGGTTGCGGCCGACAAGAAGCGGCCCATCATCGTGGTGGGCGCGGGCGCCCCGGCGCTGACCAACGAACAATGCACGCCCTACACGCTGAACTACGCCTACGATACCGTGGCACAGGCGCGCGGAACGGGCGCGGCCGTGGTCAAGGCGGGCGGCAAGAGCTGGTACTTCCTGACGGCCGATTATGCCTTTGGCCACGCGCTGCAGGCGGACACGACCAAGGTGGTCCAGGCCGGCGGCGGCACGGTGGTCGGATCGGTCAAGCATCCGCTATCGGCCAGCGACTTTTCTTCGTTCCTGCTGCAGGCGCAAAGCAGCAAGGCGGAGATCCTGGCCCTGGCGAACGCCGGCGCGGACGCCACCAACTCGATCAAGGCCGCCAATGAGTTCGGCATCACCAAGACCATGCGCCTGGCCGGCCTGATCATGTTCATCAACGACATCCACGCCATGGGGCTGCCCGCCTCGCAAGGCATGTATCTGACGGACAGCTGGTACTGGAACGCATCGGACGAGACCCGCGCCTGGGCCCGCGCCTTCTTTGAAAAGCGCAAGGCCATGCCCTCCTCGCTGCAGGCGGCCGATTACTCCGCCGCGCTGCAATACCTGCGCGCGGTCAAGGCCACGGGTACGGATGACGCCGACCGCGTGCTGGCCTATCTGCGCGAGAACAAGCTGAACGACGTCTACATCAAGAACGGCGTAGTGCGGCCGGACGGCCGCGTCGTGCACGACATGTACTTGCTGCAGGTCAAGACGCCGGAACAGTCCAAGGAACCCTGGGACTACTTCAACGTCGTGCAGACCATCGACGGCAACCAGGCCTTCACCACCAAGGAAGAGAGCCGCTGCGCGCTCTGGAAGTGA
- a CDS encoding 3-keto-5-aminohexanoate cleavage protein — protein MSKRKVIVTIAPTGGMAFKSQNPHLPTQPLEIAEDVYRCYNAGASVVALHARRPDDQATCDASVYRQMNRLIRDRCDIVLNNSTGGGVHGDMVKETSPGTWEILWEERLKGMDAGAEMCTLDATTLNLAFGDREYLMNTPLTKARELAAGMQARGIKPEWEVFSPTHILQDATTLIEEGLDEGPHFINLVMNVHRNFQNAMPFSVRNLQMMVDLLPRNSIFCVSGIGPAQLEANMAALLLGGHARVGLEDNLYYRHGELATNVQLTERIVRIIREMDMEPATPAEAREILGLPLKSGIRPEFAL, from the coding sequence ATGAGCAAACGCAAAGTCATCGTGACCATCGCCCCGACCGGGGGTATGGCATTCAAGAGCCAGAATCCGCACCTGCCCACGCAGCCGCTGGAGATCGCGGAGGACGTGTACCGCTGCTATAACGCGGGCGCCAGCGTGGTGGCGCTGCATGCGCGCCGTCCCGACGACCAGGCGACTTGCGACGCTTCGGTGTACCGGCAGATGAACCGGCTCATCCGCGACCGCTGCGACATCGTGTTGAACAATTCGACCGGCGGCGGCGTGCATGGCGACATGGTCAAGGAAACCTCTCCGGGAACGTGGGAGATCCTTTGGGAAGAACGGCTAAAGGGCATGGACGCCGGCGCCGAGATGTGCACGCTGGACGCCACGACCTTGAACCTGGCGTTCGGCGACCGCGAATACCTGATGAACACGCCGCTCACCAAGGCCCGCGAACTGGCCGCCGGCATGCAGGCGCGCGGCATCAAGCCCGAATGGGAGGTCTTCAGCCCCACGCACATCCTGCAGGATGCCACGACGCTGATCGAAGAGGGACTGGACGAAGGGCCGCATTTCATCAACCTGGTCATGAACGTGCATCGCAACTTCCAGAACGCCATGCCATTCTCGGTGCGGAATTTGCAGATGATGGTGGACCTGCTGCCCAGGAACAGCATCTTCTGCGTCAGCGGCATCGGCCCCGCGCAGCTGGAGGCCAACATGGCCGCCCTGCTGCTGGGCGGCCATGCGCGGGTCGGCCTGGAGGACAACCTGTACTACCGCCACGGCGAACTGGCCACCAACGTCCAGCTGACCGAGCGCATCGTTCGCATCATCCGTGAAATGGACATGGAGCCCGCCACGCCCGCGGAGGCGCGCGAGATCCTGGGACTGCCGCTCAAAAGCGGCATCCGTCCCGAGTTTGCGCTCTGA
- a CDS encoding SDR family oxidoreductase — protein sequence MSNSLQGKRVLVTAGAQGIGLAIARRFLEAGAEVHVCDVDEAACKAAAAAHPRLGVSVTDVSSEAQVQAMFGELAKKWGKLDALVNNAGVAGPTNRLEETTLDAWQRTLDVNLTGTFLCARSAVPLLRAAGGGSIVNISSVAGRLGFSLRTPYSASKFGLAGLTQTWAMELGPSNIRVNSVLPGVVSGDRVERVIAARAAAGGVSNDAMREQLVDKVSLRRMTSPQDVANQVAYLCSDEGAIISGQSISVCGNVEYLG from the coding sequence ATGAGCAATTCACTGCAAGGAAAACGCGTCCTCGTCACCGCGGGCGCGCAAGGAATAGGCCTGGCGATCGCGCGCAGGTTTCTGGAGGCGGGCGCCGAGGTGCACGTCTGCGACGTGGACGAAGCGGCGTGCAAGGCCGCTGCCGCCGCGCATCCGCGCCTGGGCGTCAGCGTGACGGACGTATCCAGCGAGGCGCAAGTCCAGGCCATGTTCGGCGAACTGGCGAAGAAATGGGGCAAGCTCGACGCGCTGGTCAACAATGCCGGCGTGGCCGGCCCGACCAACCGGCTGGAGGAAACCACGCTGGACGCCTGGCAGCGCACGCTGGATGTCAATCTGACAGGAACCTTCCTGTGCGCACGCAGCGCCGTGCCGTTGCTGCGCGCGGCAGGCGGCGGGTCCATCGTCAACATCTCGTCCGTCGCGGGCAGGCTGGGCTTTTCGCTGCGCACGCCCTATAGCGCCAGCAAGTTCGGCCTGGCCGGCCTGACGCAGACCTGGGCCATGGAGCTGGGGCCTTCGAACATCCGCGTCAATTCCGTGCTGCCGGGCGTGGTGTCGGGCGACCGCGTTGAACGGGTCATTGCCGCCCGCGCCGCGGCTGGTGGCGTGAGCAACGACGCGATGCGCGAGCAGCTTGTGGACAAGGTGTCGTTGCGCCGCATGACCAGCCCGCAGGACGTGGCCAATCAGGTGGCCTACCTGTGCTCGGACGAAGGCGCCATCATCAGCGGCCAGAGCATTTCCGTTTGCGGCAACGTGGAGTACCTGGGCTGA
- a CDS encoding TerC family protein, whose translation MNQVETFATMPMWAGFVAFVLVVLALDLYVLGGRHAHRVRPREALFWVGVWMALAALFGALMWWYLDATLGRDIAHRKTLEFYTGYLIELSLSVDNMFVFSLIFGYFAVPLELQRRVLLYGVLGAIVMRVGMILAGVWLLSKFDWLFYVFGVLLVATGARMLARADHQPDIARNPLVRLLRSSMRITKDYHGESFFVRIGGLRHATPMFVVLLMIEASDVVFAVDSIPAIFAVTTDPFLVFTSNIFAIMGLRALYFLLADMRERFRYLKHGLAAVLIIIGGKMLAAPWFHVPVQWSLGAVGLILLASVGASLILPRRAAARAARHKG comes from the coding sequence ATGAATCAGGTCGAGACCTTTGCCACCATGCCGATGTGGGCGGGGTTCGTAGCCTTTGTGCTGGTCGTGCTGGCGCTGGATCTGTATGTGCTGGGCGGCCGGCATGCGCACCGCGTGCGGCCCCGTGAAGCCTTGTTCTGGGTGGGCGTCTGGATGGCGCTGGCGGCGTTGTTCGGCGCTCTGATGTGGTGGTATCTGGATGCCACCCTGGGGCGCGACATTGCGCACCGCAAGACACTGGAGTTCTACACCGGCTACCTGATCGAACTGTCCCTGTCCGTGGACAACATGTTCGTGTTCTCGCTCATCTTCGGCTACTTTGCGGTGCCGCTGGAATTGCAGCGCCGGGTGCTGCTGTACGGCGTGCTGGGCGCCATCGTGATGCGAGTCGGCATGATCCTGGCGGGCGTCTGGCTGCTGTCGAAGTTCGACTGGCTGTTCTATGTGTTCGGCGTGCTGCTGGTGGCGACCGGCGCCAGGATGCTGGCCCGGGCGGACCATCAGCCGGACATTGCCCGCAATCCGCTGGTGCGCCTGTTGCGCTCGTCCATGCGCATCACCAAGGACTATCACGGCGAGTCGTTCTTCGTGCGCATCGGCGGCCTGCGGCATGCCACGCCCATGTTCGTCGTGCTGTTGATGATAGAGGCGAGCGACGTGGTGTTCGCGGTGGACAGCATTCCCGCCATCTTCGCCGTCACCACCGACCCGTTCCTGGTCTTCACCTCCAATATCTTCGCCATCATGGGCCTGCGGGCGCTGTACTTCCTGCTGGCCGACATGCGCGAGCGTTTCCGCTACCTCAAGCACGGACTTGCCGCGGTGCTCATCATCATCGGCGGCAAGATGCTGGCCGCGCCATGGTTCCATGTGCCGGTGCAGTGGTCGCTAGGGGCGGTAGGCCTTATCCTGCTGGCATCCGTGGGCGCCAGCCTGATCCTGCCCAGACGGGCCGCGGCCAGGGCCGCGCGCCATAAGGGATGA
- a CDS encoding universal stress protein encodes MNTIILATDGSSHSDAAARYLVEGPLLNRDFTVHVLHCEPDVTGDVKAFIGQADIDAWHHEESDKAMKSVVEILRAGQVGFECHELTGHTPDKIVAHAIKVGATAIVMGSHHRAPFLDALLGSVCSRVIAHAPCPVLLV; translated from the coding sequence ATGAACACGATCATTCTTGCCACCGATGGGTCCAGCCATAGCGATGCCGCGGCGCGCTACCTGGTTGAGGGCCCTTTGCTGAACCGGGACTTCACGGTGCACGTATTGCATTGCGAGCCGGACGTGACGGGCGATGTCAAAGCCTTCATCGGCCAGGCCGACATCGACGCCTGGCACCACGAAGAGAGCGACAAGGCAATGAAGTCCGTGGTCGAAATCCTGCGCGCGGGCCAGGTTGGTTTCGAGTGCCACGAGCTTACCGGCCACACGCCGGACAAGATCGTGGCGCATGCGATCAAGGTGGGCGCCACGGCCATCGTGATGGGGTCGCACCATCGGGCGCCGTTCCTGGACGCATTGCTGGGGTCGGTGTGCTCGCGGGTCATTGCCCACGCGCCTTGTCCGGTGCTGCTGGTCTGA
- a CDS encoding DnaJ domain-containing protein, translating to MQRKLAVQEAERPASERGPKAMAGLHTHYDTLQVSENASDEVIRGAYRYLSQKWHPDKNPDKPEEAKRVMARLNEAYAVLSDPKRRQEHDAWIAEQRAAGAPGGNGSGTNGKAPPDSGSTDTLRDYYATEIAKGRNFWIWPLAFIGCAMALGLAANLVPSLASLLMKYRYLTLLLLLAGASAVTTSARKKHRDQLLQQHETRILEQRYTEHMRQKTVRQVVIGVSAVLAIGGLLAYYGMGWNERQDQLQAAKPDSKKPAPAKPASLQIENACGRDLRFAVHYLPDGGEWRTEGWWNVEANSSTGLRGDLGLIESTNTIFYYYAESLDRKIVWQGRDDDETDATYAFKGRNYRFDRVRLARGADGSYQLKLTC from the coding sequence TTGCAGCGTAAGCTCGCCGTGCAGGAAGCTGAGCGCCCGGCTTCGGAACGCGGACCCAAGGCAATGGCTGGCTTACATACCCATTACGACACGCTCCAAGTTTCGGAAAACGCCAGCGATGAAGTCATCCGCGGCGCATACCGTTATCTCTCGCAAAAGTGGCATCCGGACAAGAATCCTGACAAACCCGAGGAAGCAAAGCGCGTCATGGCGCGCCTGAACGAGGCCTACGCAGTGCTTTCCGATCCGAAACGGCGTCAAGAGCATGACGCGTGGATCGCCGAGCAACGCGCCGCTGGCGCGCCCGGCGGCAACGGCAGCGGGACGAACGGGAAAGCCCCGCCGGATTCCGGATCCACCGATACGCTGCGCGACTATTACGCCACCGAAATCGCCAAGGGACGCAATTTCTGGATATGGCCGCTGGCCTTTATCGGCTGCGCCATGGCGTTGGGCTTGGCCGCCAACCTCGTTCCATCGCTGGCCAGCCTGCTGATGAAATACCGCTACCTCACCCTGCTGCTGCTGCTGGCCGGGGCATCCGCGGTGACGACCTCGGCCAGGAAAAAACACCGCGATCAACTGCTGCAACAGCACGAGACGCGGATTCTGGAGCAGCGGTACACGGAACACATGCGGCAGAAGACCGTGCGGCAGGTGGTCATCGGCGTCTCGGCCGTATTGGCAATCGGCGGCCTGCTAGCCTATTACGGCATGGGCTGGAATGAACGGCAAGACCAGCTTCAGGCCGCCAAGCCGGACAGCAAGAAGCCTGCGCCGGCCAAGCCCGCATCCCTCCAGATCGAGAACGCCTGCGGCCGCGACTTGAGATTCGCGGTGCACTATCTACCCGACGGAGGCGAATGGCGCACCGAAGGCTGGTGGAACGTGGAAGCCAACAGTTCCACCGGCCTGCGCGGCGACCTGGGATTGATCGAATCCACCAATACCATCTTCTACTACTACGCCGAATCGCTGGACCGGAAGATAGTCTGGCAGGGCCGCGACGACGACGAGACCGACGCGACCTATGCGTTCAAGGGACGCAACTATCGCTTCGACCGGGTTCGCCTGGCCCGCGGCGCCGATGGCAGCTATCAGCTCAAGCTCACCTGCTAG
- a CDS encoding fused MFS/spermidine synthase encodes MPDDAQTSSDFSPAEPQAALPRPFVQNSGTRRTLHFTQQEIQSSMSTLNPDALELEYTRMMMGFVLFNPAPARILMVGLGGGSLPKFCHRYLADSAVDVVEIDPAVIALREAFMVPRDDDRFRVLQADAADHMRGLSDHADVILLDGFGIGGIPGPLCSAEFYADCFRALRKNGILVINFHVNHPDHHEYMDRVRASFGSSMFEVVDDDMTNSIVFACKGDLLDDPAAAELRRPASMPKDAWRQLMPTMKVIGATLVLR; translated from the coding sequence ATGCCCGACGACGCCCAAACCTCCTCAGATTTCTCGCCCGCTGAGCCGCAAGCGGCACTTCCGCGGCCCTTTGTCCAGAACTCGGGCACTCGCCGCACCCTGCATTTCACTCAGCAGGAAATCCAGAGCAGCATGTCCACCCTCAACCCCGATGCGCTCGAGCTGGAGTACACGCGGATGATGATGGGCTTCGTGCTTTTCAACCCGGCTCCCGCCCGCATCCTGATGGTGGGTCTGGGCGGCGGCTCGCTGCCCAAGTTCTGCCATCGCTATCTGGCGGACAGCGCTGTCGACGTGGTGGAAATCGATCCGGCAGTCATTGCCCTGCGCGAAGCCTTCATGGTGCCGCGCGACGACGACCGCTTCCGCGTGCTTCAGGCCGACGCGGCCGACCATATGCGGGGCCTGTCGGACCATGCGGACGTGATCCTGCTGGACGGGTTCGGCATCGGCGGGATTCCGGGTCCGCTGTGCTCGGCGGAGTTCTACGCCGATTGTTTCCGCGCCCTGCGTAAGAACGGCATCCTGGTGATCAACTTCCACGTCAATCACCCGGATCATCACGAATACATGGACCGGGTGCGCGCCTCGTTCGGTTCGTCCATGTTCGAGGTGGTGGATGACGACATGACCAACAGCATCGTGTTCGCCTGCAAGGGCGATCTGCTGGACGATCCCGCCGCAGCCGAGCTGCGCCGGCCGGCGTCCATGCCCAAGGACGCCTGGCGCCAGTTGATGCCGACGATGAAGGTGATCGGCGCGACGCTGGTGCTGAGATAG